One genomic segment of Sorex araneus isolate mSorAra2 chromosome X, mSorAra2.pri, whole genome shotgun sequence includes these proteins:
- the CCDC120 gene encoding coiled-coil domain-containing protein 120 isoform X2 → MEVKGQLISSPTFNAPATLFGDAVPQVKSERLRGLLDRQRALQEALSLKLQELRKVCLQEAELTGQLPPECPLEPGERPQLVRRRLPAARAYPPPHPNTAHHSLCPAEELALEALEREVSVQQQIAAAARRLALAPELSAEQRRRRRQVQADALRRLHELEEQLGDFRARLGLPVLPPPPQPLPLATGGGIASGVCLGTRLAQLSQEDVVLHSESSSLSESGASHDNEPRGCFPLGERPSPPKAWDQLRAVSGGSPERRTPWKPPPSDLYGDLKSRRNSVASPTSPTRSLPRSASSFEGRSVPATPVLTRGAGPQLCKPEGLHSRQWSGSQDSQMGFPRVDPASDRASHFAARTRRSNSSEALLVDRAAGGGAGSPPAPLVPPAAGPPVCKSSEVLYERPQPIPAFSSRTAGPPDPPRAARPSSAAPASRAVPRLPPVCGDFLLDYALERGLPRGASGGASGAAGWGELLPASEVPGPLSRRDGFLAMLPGPPPVYAADSSSPLLRSKDPHSRAPRPKPCGLPLEAAEGLEVYPNSLLWMAPHARIPPAAERSGHKNLALEGLRDWYIRNSGVAVGPQRRPVLPHMGSQHPPFLHARCYEVGPALYGAPSQAPLPHSRSFTAPPVSGRYYADFLYPPELSARLSDLTLEGEQSSSSDPQTPGTLV, encoded by the exons ATGGAAGTCAAAGGTCAGCTGATCAGCTCTCCTACCTTCAACGCCCCAG CCACCCTGTTTGGAGATGCCGTACCCCAGGTGAAGTCAGAGCGGCTGCGGGGGCTGCTCGACCGGCAGCGGGCcctgcaggaggccctgagcctGAAACTACAGGAACTCCGCAAAGTGTGTCTCCAGGAGGCG GAGCTGACTGGCCAGCTGCCCCCAGAATGCCCACTGGAGCCTGGTGAGCGACCCCAGCTGGTCCGCAGGCGGCTACCAGCAGCCCGAGCAtaccctcccccgcaccccaacACAGCACATCACTCCTTGTGCCCTGCTGAG GAGCTGGCTCTCGAGGCACTGGAGCGCGAGGTGTCTGTGCAGCAGCAGATTGCAGCCGCGGCCCGCCGCCTGGCGTTGGCCCCGGAGCTGAGTGCtgagcagcggcggcggcggcggcaggtcCAGGCAGATGCTTTGCGGAGGCTGCACGAGCTAGAGGAGCAGCTGGGGGACTTCCGGGCCCGCCTGGGTCTCCCAGTGCTGCCGCCACCACCCCAGCCACTACCCCTGGCCACAGGGGGAGGCATCGCCTCGGGGGTCTGCCTGGGGACACGCCTCGCTCAGCTCAGCCAAG AGGACGTAGTTCTGCACTCGGAGAGCAGCTCCCTCTCAGAGTCTGGGGCCAGCCATGATAATG AGCCCCGTGGCTGCTTCCCTCTGGGTGAGCGCCCCTCGCCACCCAAGGCCTGGGACCAGCTGCGAGCAGTATCTGGGGGCAGCCCTGAGCGCCGAACCCCATGGAAACCACCCCCATCCGATCTTTATGGTGATCTGAAGAGCCGGCGGAACTCTGtggccagccccaccag CCCCACGCGCTCGCTGCCTCGGAGTGCCTCCAGTTTTGAAGGGCGAAGTGTACCTGCTACCCCAGTCCTCACCCGGGGCGCAGGCCCCCAGCTCTGCAA ACCCGAAGGCCTCCATTCTCGCCAGTGGTCTGGCAGCCAGGACTCCCAGATGGGCTTCCCTCGGGTGGACCCTGCCTCGGACCGCGCCTCACACTTTGCAGCTCGGACTCGTCGCAGCAACAGCTCTGAAGCCCTGCTGGTGGACCGGGCCGCTGGGGGGGGAGCTGGCTCCCCACCCGCACCTCTGGTGCCCCCTGCTGCTGGCCCCCCTGTCTGCAAGAGCAGTGAGGTGCTGTATGAGCGCCCCCAACCAATCCCTGCCTTCTCCTCCCGCACAGCTGGTCCCCCGGACCCTCCCCGGGCAGCCCGGCCTAGCTCTGCTGCTCCCGCCTCCCGCGCGGTCCCCCGGCTCCCCCCTGTGTGTGGGGACTTCCTCTTGGACTATGCCCTGGAGCGGGGCCTGCCCCGGGGTGCCAGTGGTGGCGCCAGTGGCGCTGCTGGCTGGGGGGAGTTGCTGCCTGCAAGTGAGGTCCCAGGACCCCTCTCCCGCCGGGATGGGTTCCTTGCCATGCTCCCAGGCCCCCCACCAGTCTATGCTGCTGACAGCAGCAGCCCCCTCCTCCGCAGCAAGGACCCCCACTCCCGGgccccccgccccaagccctGCGGCCTGCCCCTGGAGGCTGCTGAGGGTCTCGAGGTGTACCCCAACTCTCTGCTGTGGATGGCACCCCATGCCCGCATCCCCCCAGCTGCGGAGCGCAGTGGCCACAAGAACCTTGCCTTGGAGGGGCTGCGGGACTGGTACATCCGGAACTCGGGCGTGGCCGTAGGGCCCCAGCGCCGTCCTGTGCTCCCCCACATGGGCTCACAGCACCCACCCTTCCTCCACGCCCGCTGCTATGAGGTGGGCCCGGCGCTGTATGGGGCCCCCAGCCAGGCACCGCTTCCGCACTCAAGGAGTTTCACAGCACCCCCTGTCTCTGGCAG ATACTACGCGGACTTCTTGTATCCCCCGGAGTTGAGCGCTCGTTTAAGTGATCTGACGCTAGAGGGGGAGCAGTCCTCCAGTTCTGACCCCCAGACCCCAGGCACGTTGGTCTGA
- the PRAF2 gene encoding PRA1 family protein 2: MSEVRLPPLRALDDFVLGSARLAAPDPRDPQRWCHRVINNLLYYQANYLLCFGCGLALAGYLRPLHTLLSALIVAIGLGVLVWAAESQAAVRRCRRSHPAACLAAVLAIGFLVLWAVGGACTFLLSIAGPVLLILVHASLRLRNLKNKLENKIESIGLKRTPMGLLLEALGQEQEAGS; this comes from the exons ATGTCTGAGGTGCGGCTGCCACCGTTACGCGCCCTGGACGACTTCGTCCTGGGGTCCGCGCGCCTGGCGGCCCCGGATCCCCGCGACCCTCAGCGATGGTGCCACCGCGTCATCAACAATCTTCTCTACTACCAAGCCAATTACCTTCTCTGCTTTGGCTGCGGGCTCGCGCTGGCCgg GTACTTGCGTCCGCTGCACACCCTGCTCAGCGCGCTGATAGTGGCCATAGGCCTCGGCGTGCTGGTGTGGGCGGCGGAAAGCCAAGCGGCTGTGCGTCGCTGCCGCCGCAGCCACCCGGCCGCCTGCCTGGCCGCCGTGCTGGCCATCGGCTTTCTTGTCCTCTGGGCTGTGGGCGGCGCGTGCACCTTCCTGCTCAGCATCGCCGGGCCAGTGCTGC TGATCCTGGTCCATGCTTCGCTGCGCCTGCGCAACCTCAAGAACAAGCTGGAGAACAAAATTGAGAGCATCGGACTCAAGCGGACACCGATGGGGCTGCTGCTAGAGGCTCTGGGACAAGAGCAGGAAGCCGGATCCTAG
- the CCDC120 gene encoding coiled-coil domain-containing protein 120 isoform X1, translating into MEVKGQLISSPTFNAPATLFGDAVPQVKSERLRGLLDRQRALQEALSLKLQELRKVCLQEAELTGQLPPECPLEPGERPQLVRRRLPAARAYPPPHPNTAHHSLCPAEELALEALEREVSVQQQIAAAARRLALAPELSAEQRRRRRQVQADALRRLHELEEQLGDFRARLGLPVLPPPPQPLPLATGGGIASGVCLGTRLAQLSQEDVVLHSESSSLSESGASHDNEEPRGCFPLGERPSPPKAWDQLRAVSGGSPERRTPWKPPPSDLYGDLKSRRNSVASPTSPTRSLPRSASSFEGRSVPATPVLTRGAGPQLCKPEGLHSRQWSGSQDSQMGFPRVDPASDRASHFAARTRRSNSSEALLVDRAAGGGAGSPPAPLVPPAAGPPVCKSSEVLYERPQPIPAFSSRTAGPPDPPRAARPSSAAPASRAVPRLPPVCGDFLLDYALERGLPRGASGGASGAAGWGELLPASEVPGPLSRRDGFLAMLPGPPPVYAADSSSPLLRSKDPHSRAPRPKPCGLPLEAAEGLEVYPNSLLWMAPHARIPPAAERSGHKNLALEGLRDWYIRNSGVAVGPQRRPVLPHMGSQHPPFLHARCYEVGPALYGAPSQAPLPHSRSFTAPPVSGRYYADFLYPPELSARLSDLTLEGEQSSSSDPQTPGTLV; encoded by the exons ATGGAAGTCAAAGGTCAGCTGATCAGCTCTCCTACCTTCAACGCCCCAG CCACCCTGTTTGGAGATGCCGTACCCCAGGTGAAGTCAGAGCGGCTGCGGGGGCTGCTCGACCGGCAGCGGGCcctgcaggaggccctgagcctGAAACTACAGGAACTCCGCAAAGTGTGTCTCCAGGAGGCG GAGCTGACTGGCCAGCTGCCCCCAGAATGCCCACTGGAGCCTGGTGAGCGACCCCAGCTGGTCCGCAGGCGGCTACCAGCAGCCCGAGCAtaccctcccccgcaccccaacACAGCACATCACTCCTTGTGCCCTGCTGAG GAGCTGGCTCTCGAGGCACTGGAGCGCGAGGTGTCTGTGCAGCAGCAGATTGCAGCCGCGGCCCGCCGCCTGGCGTTGGCCCCGGAGCTGAGTGCtgagcagcggcggcggcggcggcaggtcCAGGCAGATGCTTTGCGGAGGCTGCACGAGCTAGAGGAGCAGCTGGGGGACTTCCGGGCCCGCCTGGGTCTCCCAGTGCTGCCGCCACCACCCCAGCCACTACCCCTGGCCACAGGGGGAGGCATCGCCTCGGGGGTCTGCCTGGGGACACGCCTCGCTCAGCTCAGCCAAG AGGACGTAGTTCTGCACTCGGAGAGCAGCTCCCTCTCAGAGTCTGGGGCCAGCCATGATAATG AAGAGCCCCGTGGCTGCTTCCCTCTGGGTGAGCGCCCCTCGCCACCCAAGGCCTGGGACCAGCTGCGAGCAGTATCTGGGGGCAGCCCTGAGCGCCGAACCCCATGGAAACCACCCCCATCCGATCTTTATGGTGATCTGAAGAGCCGGCGGAACTCTGtggccagccccaccag CCCCACGCGCTCGCTGCCTCGGAGTGCCTCCAGTTTTGAAGGGCGAAGTGTACCTGCTACCCCAGTCCTCACCCGGGGCGCAGGCCCCCAGCTCTGCAA ACCCGAAGGCCTCCATTCTCGCCAGTGGTCTGGCAGCCAGGACTCCCAGATGGGCTTCCCTCGGGTGGACCCTGCCTCGGACCGCGCCTCACACTTTGCAGCTCGGACTCGTCGCAGCAACAGCTCTGAAGCCCTGCTGGTGGACCGGGCCGCTGGGGGGGGAGCTGGCTCCCCACCCGCACCTCTGGTGCCCCCTGCTGCTGGCCCCCCTGTCTGCAAGAGCAGTGAGGTGCTGTATGAGCGCCCCCAACCAATCCCTGCCTTCTCCTCCCGCACAGCTGGTCCCCCGGACCCTCCCCGGGCAGCCCGGCCTAGCTCTGCTGCTCCCGCCTCCCGCGCGGTCCCCCGGCTCCCCCCTGTGTGTGGGGACTTCCTCTTGGACTATGCCCTGGAGCGGGGCCTGCCCCGGGGTGCCAGTGGTGGCGCCAGTGGCGCTGCTGGCTGGGGGGAGTTGCTGCCTGCAAGTGAGGTCCCAGGACCCCTCTCCCGCCGGGATGGGTTCCTTGCCATGCTCCCAGGCCCCCCACCAGTCTATGCTGCTGACAGCAGCAGCCCCCTCCTCCGCAGCAAGGACCCCCACTCCCGGgccccccgccccaagccctGCGGCCTGCCCCTGGAGGCTGCTGAGGGTCTCGAGGTGTACCCCAACTCTCTGCTGTGGATGGCACCCCATGCCCGCATCCCCCCAGCTGCGGAGCGCAGTGGCCACAAGAACCTTGCCTTGGAGGGGCTGCGGGACTGGTACATCCGGAACTCGGGCGTGGCCGTAGGGCCCCAGCGCCGTCCTGTGCTCCCCCACATGGGCTCACAGCACCCACCCTTCCTCCACGCCCGCTGCTATGAGGTGGGCCCGGCGCTGTATGGGGCCCCCAGCCAGGCACCGCTTCCGCACTCAAGGAGTTTCACAGCACCCCCTGTCTCTGGCAG ATACTACGCGGACTTCTTGTATCCCCCGGAGTTGAGCGCTCGTTTAAGTGATCTGACGCTAGAGGGGGAGCAGTCCTCCAGTTCTGACCCCCAGACCCCAGGCACGTTGGTCTGA